In the genome of Catalinimonas alkaloidigena, the window TTCGGAGCGCCGCAGCACTTCATGCACCAGCCGCACGGGGCCCTGTTGGGCCGGTTTCGGAAAAAGTCGTTCCAGCAAATCATCGAAAAAAGCCATAGCACGTTGCGGTTAGAAAATTAATGACGAAGTAGAACGTTACGAAGTTGCAGACGCAGGTGGAGCAACTACCAAAAATAACGAATCTTTGGGGGCTTTCTCGAGAGAAACTACGCGGCACCCTACGGAACGCTCGGGGGCCGGTCGGCCTCTCTTTTCCAGAGATCTGTGGCATATGGTAAAGAAAATTCTGGCACTGGTTGGTATTGTCTTTCTGGGTTTTGTGCTCTTTTACGCTTCCGATCTGGCGTATGGCTTCGGGCAGCTGCGGGGGCAGCTCCACATCGTCTGGAACGCCCGACCCATCGAAGAGTTTCTGGCCGACGAGACCTTTCCCGACTCGCTGAAGGCGCGCATCCGCCTGGTGCAGGAGATTCGGCGGTACGCCATCGATTCGTTGGGCATCAACGATTCCAAAAATTACACCACGCTCTACGATCAGCACGGAAAGCCGGTGTTGTGGAACCTGACCGGCTGCCGCCCCTTTGCCCTGGAAGCGAAGGAGTGGTCTTTTCCCTTTTTAGGGACCTTTCCTTACATCGGTTTTTTCGACCGGGAAAAAGTGCTGGCCGAAGAAGCGCGCCTTCAGGACGAAGGGTACGAGACTTACATTTACAGCGTGGGTGGCTGGTCGACGCTCGGCTGGTTTCGCGACCCGATTCTGTCGAGCATGTTGCGCCGACCGGAGGGCGATCTGGCCGAACTCATCATCCACGAGTTGACGCACGCCACGCTGTACGTGAAGGACAATATCCAGTACAACGAAAATCTGGCGACCTTTGTGGGGGAGGAGGGGGCCAAGCGTTTTCTGGCGTGGAAATACGGTGAGGCGTCGGCGCCCTACCAGCACTACCTGTACGGCGACGACGATTACGAGCGCTACAGCCGCCACATTCTGCGGGGCGCCAACCGACTCGACAGTTTGTACCGTACCTTCTCGGATGCCGTGCCATTGGACGAGAAGAAAGCGAAGAAACAGGCGCTCATCGGTGAGATCATTGCCCAGATCGACACGATTTCGTTTCGCTATCCGGCGTTGTATCAGCGACGTTTTTCGGCCGATAGCCTGCCAAATAATACATACTTTATGTCGTACAAACGTTACCGGGAGGAACAGAACCAGTTCGAAACGGAGTTTTACCGTGACTTTGATGGTGATTTTCAGAGATATTTGCAGGCGTTGAAGAAACGATATCCCTCCCTGTGATCGTCCCGTAAAAAAGTCGTGTTCACTGCCACCAAAAAATAAGGTATGAAGTTTGCCAATCTG includes:
- a CDS encoding aminopeptidase — protein: MVKKILALVGIVFLGFVLFYASDLAYGFGQLRGQLHIVWNARPIEEFLADETFPDSLKARIRLVQEIRRYAIDSLGINDSKNYTTLYDQHGKPVLWNLTGCRPFALEAKEWSFPFLGTFPYIGFFDREKVLAEEARLQDEGYETYIYSVGGWSTLGWFRDPILSSMLRRPEGDLAELIIHELTHATLYVKDNIQYNENLATFVGEEGAKRFLAWKYGEASAPYQHYLYGDDDYERYSRHILRGANRLDSLYRTFSDAVPLDEKKAKKQALIGEIIAQIDTISFRYPALYQRRFSADSLPNNTYFMSYKRYREEQNQFETEFYRDFDGDFQRYLQALKKRYPSL